The Peromyscus eremicus chromosome 16_21, PerEre_H2_v1, whole genome shotgun sequence genome includes the window GCAGccttgctttattatttttttaaaaattttattttgctcttgAAAGAAAAAGCTTTACCAAGTTGTAGAGGCTGGCTGGCTTCTgactcagtctcctaagtgctgagattacatgcatATAATCTCTTTAGAGAGAACATGAATAAGAGGtgtggagaaagaaagggaggccaAAGACCAGTCACGGGGAACTGAGCAAATAACTTTCCTGTATTAATACCACCACGGATGATGaggaaagaagataaaaaaaacaGGGAGGGTTGTGTTTTCCTGAAGATTTACTGGCCTAGGTTaagaattgtctttttttttttttttgcatactaGTTTTCAAAAACAGGAATTCATATTCCTCATGAGCAGGTTAAAAACATGTTCTgttttggctcccagcacctggCTCCTCCAGAGGTGTGGTGTGGTACGGATTGAGCCAgggaagaggacagaggaggTTCTTTGGGAAACAGGAAAGGTCAAGAGAGATTAGCTAGATGGGCCCATACCTCCTACCCTTACAGGAGAATCGGAGCCTAACCATCAAACTTCGGAAACGGAAGCCAGAGAAGAAGGTGGAGTGGACAAGCGACACCGTGGACAATGAGCACATGGGGCGCCGCTCGTCAAAATGTGAGTGCTGCTGCCCCCCGCCCAGGCCACGGCCCCAGCCCAAGCCACGGCCCCCGCCCGGCCTCCCATGTGCTGTTTacacttctcttctcttcttggtTGCAAAGGAAAATAGATGGGGGTGGGGATAAAAGTATGCGTTACCAAGTCTGGGGGgcatcatccttttttttttttttttttttttttttggttttttcgagacagggtttctctgtgtagctttgtgccttttcctggatctcgctctgtagaccaggctggcctcgaactcacaaagatccacctgcctctgcctcccgagtgctgggattaaaggtgtgcgccaccaccgcccggcgtgttctTCATCCTTTTTAACTGGGTTCCTCCCTCTCCATCTAGGCTGCTGTATTTATGAGAAACCTCGGGCCTTTGGTGAGAGTTCCACCGAGAGTGATGAGGATGAAGAGGAAGGCTGTGGTCATACACACTGTGTCCGGGGTCACCGCAAAGGACGGCGTCATACAACCCCAGGACCTACCCCAACCACTCCCCCCCAGCCTCCTGACCCCTCTCAGCCCCCTCCAGGACCTATGCAGCACTAAATCCCTCTCACCTTTCATGTGTCTGCCTGGCCCCAAATGTATCCATCTGGCTACATGGGGACTCAACCCATGGTCTGATCCCTTCTCCtgacccctccttccctctcctgcctgatagagaagaggaagaggagggcggATAGAGATCCTGAAATTCTGACTTGCTGCTGTTCCAGAACCCAGGCTTCTGGGTTCTCCCAGTTCCCTCTTCCCCACAGTTTGCCCCCTTGCCTGGGATCCAGGCACCGTGGCCCCAATCTGTCCCTTCTGTTCTCACTGCCAAACTACCTGTCCTGGGATCCAGTTATCTTGGCCACCTGCACCCTTAGCTTGAGTCCCAAGCACCTAAACTGGGTTTTCAGCAGTCCCAGCTTTCACTGCCAGGACCCGTTAGATTCCAGGCAATCTTGTACCCCAGCTCTGCATATTAACCCTGGCTTACAGTTCTTCCACTTACGCAATTGTCCTAAATCAGTCCTTGCCTGTGGGATCTAAGGTTGTGTGGAGACCATAGGGTTCCCCAGCCCTTCTGCTCCTAGATACCCCTTCTGGCCCTTAAAAGGAGTTAGGAGAGGTCTTTGTCGGTCACACCTCTAATGGAAAGTGGACCCCAAAATAGTTGTGACCTGAATATAACCTTTCTGACAAAGCTGGCTCGGACCAGTGACTTAGAGCCAACGATTTTCTCAGCCTTTAATCTTTGAGCTTCAGCACTGTTGTCCAAGGGGCCTGGGTCTctaaaaggaaagagggagagaacaaAGAGATGAGGGGACAGGCCCCTGCAGTACACTCCTACCCTTTCCTGCCTAGGCTGTGATGTCTCTACCAACCCAGGTGTCTTGCTCTCTCAGCCCTCCCCAACTGGTGCTGGGATCTGGGTATTGTCCTCCAGGCCTCTAGCTGTGCACAGTACAGAGATCAGCAAAACCCATGCCACCACTGAGATCTCATTTATTGCCACagatgcacaaaataaataacccaaCATTGCACAATGTGTTAAATACAGGCTGATTTATACACATAGGGAGACTATACAAGGATATTTGGGATGCCTGGGTTGCTCCCTGGTTGAGAAGGTGGGTAGCACCATTGGTTCTTTTGTGTGCAATATGAAGTTCCAAGaggacatttaaaagaaaaaggctaTCAGCATAGAAAACAGTCATAAAAGAAATGTAGAGGGTGGACTGGCTTGCATACACATCCCAAAATTTGTTTTAAGCTTCAGGTCTGAGTGGCTTAAGTTATGAGTTAGTTAAGCATCTTATTTTAGGAGAACTTATTTTTCTTGAGGGGAATCCTCAGAGTGGACATCAGCAGGAGGCTCCAGACTTCCTGCTGTGGATCAGGCCCTGAGCCCTTTGGGATTGGAGGTAAATGTGGACTGTTTCCCAGTACTGGTGGTACAGAGCCTTTCTCTATCCCTGTCTGGAATGGTACAGAAAGGGAACTCAAAAGGTTGGGTTAGGGCATGGAGACGCAGGACCAGACTGGCTTAAAGGCACGGATGTACAAGCCAGTTTGAGGTCTTGCTTTGGGAGAAAGAATGTGAGTGGGTAAAGGGTGCTTATTAATACTCCTGCTGCGGCAGGTGTACAGAAAAGATCACTGAAATAGGTGGGGATTTCTGCACGGAAGAGAAGTAGCCTAAGGCATCCGGGCTAGGCTAGGCTAGGAGGTAGGTGACCAGACCCTCAGCCTTCTCCCGGCACGATGCGCAGAGGGGCTCCGGGATCACACGTGCAGAGCAGCGGGAAGACGCGCTCCCCGAGGGGGCCCGGTGCCTGGAAGGCGAAGAGCAAGTCCAAGGAGCGGCCGTCATAGAAGGCCACACGGCCCCTCTCCCAGTCCAAGTCCACGCGAATGCGCTGCGGCGGGGGCCTGGCGCCGCCTAGCAGAGTGGGCTCTGGGGCCGTGAGCGCCCACAGGCGGCCGCCGCGGCCCTCCACGGCCCAGACAGCCTCCGATGGGCACAGCTTGATGAGGCCCTTGCGTGTCACGGATTCCCCGGCCGCGCCCACGGCGTAGCAgctctctcctccatcctcatCCTCCGAGGTAGAGTCTCTGAAGGACGCGCCCTTCACGGTCTCTACCTCCCAGCAGTGGCGCCCTGATGCAAAGCCCTGCGCACCCAACACCGCTGGGAGCTGATCGAAGCGCGTGGGACTGTCCAGCGGCTCTGGCGTTCCAGGTGGAGCCAGACTCACGCCGCGGCAGTCAGAGGAGATGAGCAGACCACGGTGTGCAGTGCGAGGGTCAAGGGTCAGATCAGCTGCAGATGAGAGGCATGGGGGAATACCACATGTCAAATTTCTGGTCCGGAATGAGAAGGGTGGAGAAGGGAAAGCGAGTGCACTTACAAGTGCTTGAGTCCCCAGGACAGCTCAAAGTGTGACTGGGATCCGAAAGAACTAAGACACAGAGCAGGCGGAGGCTGGCCACCCTGCGCTATGATGCAGCACCTCTGTGGAACTGGATTTGGACAAGGACCGTGCTGGTCCAGGGCAGGGACCACAGCgtggagatgggaggggaggctgtctggtttgtggtggtggtggaggaagagTAGCTGACCTAGTGAGAATGAGGACTAATACTGCAACCAGCTACAAGCCGCActgtacacgcctttaatcccagcacttgggaggcagagagggcagctctgtgagttagaggccagcctgcatagcaagtttcaggccagctagagctacatataAGACCCTTTCTcatgaacaaaacaaagcataaacCTTTGAATCTGCAGCATCTGGGTGGGGCTTGGGAGCCAGGTCAGCAAGACTACTGAGAGAGACTGATACCTGATAGGAACCAAAGTGTTTAAAGGAGGGGCAAAGGGAGGACTCCAAGGTATCCAGTAAAACCAGGCCACTCACCCTCGAAGTTTCTATAGGAGGTGTGgccagaggagagacagagaacagagatcGCTAAAGGGACCAGAAAAAGCCACTGGCCTTGTAGGTATGGGGTGCTTTAAGGAAATACGTCTTAGGAACTAGAAGTAAATTGGATGAAGTGGGATGGATGTGTGACTAGGGGTGGAACATCTCTAGGCACTGTAAAAACGAATGGAGAGCTACCTTGGGAATGGGCAAAGGGGTAGGAGATGCTGGAATCTTGGGACTCTTCTCAGGAAAAGCAAGGGGAGAGAGTGGAAGTGGGGATTCCTGAGAGTGATCTTGTACTGTTTGGGTGTACACAAAAGGATAGTGAATAGTGACTGAGATCTGAGGAATTATGGATTTTGTTCTGGGTTAAATTGTGCCTcctggccaggtgtggtgttaCATATTCATATCCTCAGCACAttagaggaaggcaggaagggctAGAGTTCTgcaccagcctgggatatatacatatatatatatatatgggtgtgtgtgtgtgtgtgtgtgtgtgtgtatgtgtgtgtgtatgtgtgtgtgtatgtgtgtgtgtgtgtgtatatgtgtgtgtgtgtgtgtatgtgtgtgtgtatgtgtgtgtgtatgtgtgtgtgtgggtgggtgtgtgtgtgtgtgtatatgtgtgtgggtgtgtgtgtgtgtgtgtatgtgtgtgggtgtgtgtgtgggtgtgtgtgggtgtgtgggggtgtgtgtgtgtgtgggtgtgtgggtgtgtgggtgtatgtgtgtgtgtatgtgtgtgtgtatgtgtgtgtgtgtgtgtgtgtgtgtgtgtgtgtgtttagaaaggCAGGGGGAATTTCAATTTTGTTCCCAAATTTTTCTGAATTTACCTTATGTGGCAAAAGGATTTTCACAAAGATAATCAGATAAAAACTGAGATCATTAGGTTGGTCCCTGATGCAGTATGACCACTAccttaaaaggaaaaggagacacttgggcacagaaacagacacacaggaagcccAGTAAGGTCATATATGGGTCAAGGGAGTGCTGAGACTTcccagaagccaggagagagGCATGGAACAGACTTCTCCTGAGCCCTCACACTTCTACCTCTGTACTTTGAGGTGTGGATGGTTCCTCAAGTCACCGATTTGTGGCACTTTGTTATTTCAGCCCTAGGAAATCAAAACCGATACAGATACCAAAAGGGGCTTGGCCATTTTTGACAGCTGAAAGGGAGCAAACAGAGCACAGATTAtgatccctctcttcctccctcctcacctgTCAGTCTGTGGAGCATGTTTTTTACCACAGGGTAATCTTCAGGGAGCTCTTCCTCTGAGTTAGATGACTTGGGTGTTGGGACATCAAATCTGGACAGACGAAGGAAGGATCAGGAAGTTAACAGCATTCCTGTCTTTTGATGCTGGTTCTGACGACCCCTTTTCCTAACCCACTTGCTCTTAACAGAAACAGGTGAGGCTATACTCCAGAAGGCCTATTGGTAAGTGGAGACAAAGATCTGGGTCTGGAGAGGAGGTGATGGCTATGGTTGCAGGTAGTTGAAAGGAAGAAACAGTAAAAATGGAACTCACCGCCTCCATGTCTTCCTCATATCCTGGTAAGGGCAAAAGAAAACATGGGCGTGAGTGTCAGGTTCATATGGTGAGGCATCCTCCCCTCCACCTCAGGTGAGCTCTGAGTGGTTGATTCTCGTCCCCCCTCTTAAAAtgatctctcttccctcctccactccccttTCTCCTGTTCTCCCCTCTTCTTTCACAGCCTTCCCTCTGTTCACTACAAAATCACTTTCTCCTCACACTCCTCACTCCATCCTCCAAGGGTTCTCCTTTCCTCAGCCTCAACATACCTACTTCTTACATCTTGTTAATCTCCCAGCCCACGCTCTCTTTCAGTAATGCTTTCCTTTCCCAGTTTCTTGAGTGTGTTCCAGACAAATGCCCACCCCTTCACCATAAAAAGTGAACACACCCATATTACTTGAGTTAAGAGTTGTTATATAAAAGCCCAACAATAAAGCTGCTTCCCCTCTTGTCTTAAAAGCTCAGTGGCGTTTATTGGGCCCTTTGTTTTATGTCATCTCAACCCCGGGGGCCCCTGAACTCAGAAGTGTCCCAAGAGGCTCCACAGATTTCATAGGGACCCacggcagccagaagagggcgctggttTTCTCCCCTCCAAACACTGGGGTTCCTCCATCCCTCTTTTCTGTAGCCTAGTGAGGATGGCTGGAGAGGCCAGTGTGGcaagggggaaaggagaggacGGCAATTACACCTAGACTAATTAGGTCTGTGAAGCCTTCAAAGGGCGGAAGCGGGACCCAGGGCAGGAGGGCGGCTAAGGGGAAGTCAACCAGATGTGATCCCTTGAGGTACTGCGAAGGAATGGGAGTGGTTGATGTCCAAAGGGGCCCAGGGAGAGCCCAGTGGGGAGACAGTGGGGCCGTAACGTGGAGACCAGCCAGAGGCCTGCCAGCTGCTCACCCGGACCTCGCCTCCGCCAGTTTCCGCCCCCGCCTGGGGACCTGGGAGGAGCTGAGAACAATAACAACTCACAGCTCAGCTGGAGCTTGTTAGGGGAACCCCTGCCTCACTTTGGATctgcccaccacacccccaccccatttgCCAGTCTCCTAATTTTTCCATCCCTACGCTTCCGCTTTTTCTGCACCCAGTCTCAGCCTTGGCTCCAGTGACTCTGTTCATTCGGTCCTATCACCACCCTCCCTGGGCTCCTCCTCGTCCTAACCCGGGCGTCTAGTCGCGTCGCCCCCCTATCCTTTTCTTGCTCCCACCAGTGAGCCTGCTCGGTCCTGGCTCCAATTCCCATGCTCTTTGCAGGAAGCTTCTGAGATCTCCAAGGGACTAAGCATTCTGTCTATCACCAGCGTGTTTCTGCCTCTACAACATCTTAACCTCCATCTCCACTGATAAGACTCAGGCATCTGtccagccttctcctcctcccccgaCCAAGTgtcaactcctttcagcttttccTAACGTCCTTTCTCAAACTATTCACTCAAGACttggcctctctctctttctctcccttcctctttcctccccctccctctgtctcttaaaatttttattttaaattcctctctcttttttactAGCCATCTCTGGATTGGAATTCGCTATGTGTACCAAGATGGATTCgaatttgcagcaatcctcctgcctctgccttcctagcgCCAAGCTGTCTACTACCTACATTTCCATTAGGGCTTTAGAGCTAAAAGCACGAGTGCCCGACATTGCTAGGACACCCATAGACCTTTTCTTCACCAACAACAGGAACCCTCAAAGAAGGCTGACCGCCTTACCTCTCCATGCGGGTCCAGGCAGCCCATGGTGGGGATGCGGCCCCCGCGTCGTCTCCCACTCCGAGCACCAGGCTCCGCCAGTTTCTCTCGCAGCCCACGGCTGATGCGCACCTCCACTGCCAGACGCACGTTAGACCTCAGGCTGCGTCGGGGACACGGCTGGCCACAGCAGGGGCAGGAAGGGGGCGCCGTCTCCGAGCCCGGCGCCGCCGGGGTCCCCCAGCAGCGCGCCAAGCACGCGCGACAGAAGCTGTGCTCGCACGCCAGCAGCACTGGGTCCTCGAAGGGGCCCCCGCACAGCGGACACGTCGCCAGCTGCTCCAGACGCTCCACCAACCCCGGGCCCAGCTCGGGAGCCTCCATGGAAAGCCGGGGTCCGGACGCACCCTGATCCGCGACGGTAGCAGCCGCCCCCGAGGGCGCAGGTGGCGGACCACCCCCGCTGCGTGCTGACTCGATGCCCCTCGTTGCGCCTCCCTCATTCACTTCGCACTTCCTACCTACCCCTCTCCTGGGCTGCCTCGCTTACCCAGATCGGACTCAGCGCGTCTCCTCACCACGTCAGGTTTTATAGGGAGGGAGGAGGCCCCATGCAGGAGGTAAACAGCAGACCTTGCGTAATGCCTCATCTGGTTCCCCCGCTTTCCTAGTAAGGTTTTGGGGAGCAGGGTGTAGAGACCGAGACACCTAGGTCCCAGAGCCTAGAAGATGAGCACCAGGGCATGAGCTATGGGCAAGGTGGCAATGTGGGGTTTGGTagccccccaccctcaccccgtGAGCGAGTCCCTGAGGAGCGCGAATCTCCCCCTTGGCCTGTGATGTGCCTTTGGTGGGCAGGGTGCCCAGGCTCGCTCTTGGCATGCGTGCCCACATCGCCAGGGCATGAGTCATCCCAGGTGGCTGGCACACCTACATCTGGGGGTTGGGGGCCCGGAAGcttgggtcctggactgtgtGGCTTTGGCAGGCCTCTGAGTGTTGGCATGTGGCTGTCACTCCTGGCgcctcatcttcctgccttgcCTATTAAGGTCTGGGGACACCTAGTCTTTGGGATAAGGGCTGGAAGCCGGCAGCTACATTCCTGCCTCTCAGGTTAGGGCTCTCTCTCAGTCCTTCCCCTACCCCCAACCCCCGCCTCGCCCGAAGTTTctattttctctatccttttcctTTGTGTTCTTATTTTCAACGttctttccccccttttctttgtaCCTGACAATTACCTGTTTCAGCCGTCCCAGATCTCTGAGGCCCAGAGACCTGGATCTTCAAAAGTGGACCATACCTAGATCTTCTGCCTCTGCTACTGAAGGGAATCGACTtgccaatttttatttattttcagtttaaatTGCAGATCCTGGGAGCTCCATTCTGCCCTCTTTTCTGACCTTTCCTTGTACCTTCATCTCACTTCCATCACCgtctcttcctctttccattACTCTTCCCTCCTGACGGGTCTGTCTTCCTGCTCTTTCCTCATCTagctcccctttctctcttccaagtctTTCTGCCTGGATACCTTTGGGGATTTCTGAAAAAGCTTCTGTGTGTCCCCACATGTGACCACATACACCGATGTACATGTATCATGCTCACTGATGCCTAACTCCAGTGTCTAGGAGCCTTTAGATACACTCAGACAGTACAAAGATCACAAATGAATCTCAGTATTCGCGTAACACTGAATGTCAGGAGATTGTTGGGGGACAGAAGAACATACCCAACCAAAACATGCAGAGAGGAACCTTGTCATTAGTTTTATTGTTCATAACAACAAAACAAGGCATTGAGGCTCCACAGAGCAGCAGCACTTTATTAGGCACCCCCTCCAggcacccttcttcttcctcccccataATTAATAGAGAGGGACTCAAATGTGACACCATGATAAACAAACCTCCACaaacaaatacatgcacattcaCCAGTCTCCCAGCTCAACatcaaaatgagataaaactcaGGCAAAAGACTACCAAAATGAGGGTGGTTATGATGGGTCATGCCCATAATCCAGAACTTGGGAGCATGAGGCAAAATGATCGCCATGAGTTCCatgccaacttgggctacatatgaatctctctctctctctctctctctctctctctctctctctctctctctctctctcacacacacacacacacacacacacacacacacacaaaacaaacgaaaaaacaacaaaacaaaacaaaacaaaaaacactacccaaactttttaaaaaggccCAAATACGATCTAAATCTGTTTTGCAAAAGATGCATTTCTACAGTATATGTGCAGAATGGTACCATGCCCCACAGACACTTCATCCTAATTCCTAGAACTGGAATACATTGCCTTACTTAGAAATGGAGAATGAATTTGATAATCAGTTGAGCTTAAAGAAGGGAGACTATTTCAGAGTACATAGGTGTGTCCACCATAATCACAAGGCATCTTAAATGTGCAGGGTGAGAACACAGAGGAAAACCAGAGCTATCGATCAGCACAGATGTTCTCAGCCTGACATTGctgactttaaaaaatatgttatttttacttgtgtgcatgtgtatgtgtctgtaggaAAGTGTGTG containing:
- the Rnf39 gene encoding RING finger protein 39, translating into MEAPELGPGLVERLEQLATCPLCGGPFEDPVLLACEHSFCRACLARCWGTPAAPGSETAPPSCPCCGQPCPRRSLRSNVRLAVEVRISRGLREKLAEPGARSGRRRGGRIPTMGCLDPHGEDMRKTWRRFDVPTPKSSNSEEELPEDYPVVKNMLHRLTADLTLDPRTAHRGLLISSDCRGVSLAPPGTPEPLDSPTRFDQLPAVLGAQGFASGRHCWEVETVKGASFRDSTSEDEDGGESCYAVGAAGESVTRKGLIKLCPSEAVWAVEGRGGRLWALTAPEPTLLGGARPPPQRIRVDLDWERGRVAFYDGRSLDLLFAFQAPGPLGERVFPLLCTCDPGAPLRIVPGEG
- the Ppp1r11 gene encoding E3 ubiquitin-protein ligase PPP1R11 isoform X3 gives rise to the protein MEWENRSLTIKLRKRKPEKKVEWTSDTVDNEHMGRRSSKCCCIYEKPRAFGESSTESDEDEEEGCGHTHCVRGHRKGRRHTTPGPTPTTPPQPPDPSQPPPGPMQH
- the Ppp1r11 gene encoding E3 ubiquitin-protein ligase PPP1R11 isoform X2, translated to MFCFGSQHLAPPEENRSLTIKLRKRKPEKKVEWTSDTVDNEHMGRRSSKCCCIYEKPRAFGESSTESDEDEEEGCGHTHCVRGHRKGRRHTTPGPTPTTPPQPPDPSQPPPGPMQH
- the Ppp1r11 gene encoding E3 ubiquitin-protein ligase PPP1R11 isoform X1, coding for MAEAGAGLSETVTETTVTVTTEPENRSLTIKLRKRKPEKKVEWTSDTVDNEHMGRRSSKCCCIYEKPRAFGESSTESDEDEEEGCGHTHCVRGHRKGRRHTTPGPTPTTPPQPPDPSQPPPGPMQH